The segment TTTTGGATATTGAAAAGCAAAATCAAGCCCTGATGCTCAAAAACCTTCACAAATTCTTCAACAGAATGGACATCCCCTGGGTCGGCTTAGTCTGGGAAAAACATTATGCAAATGGGAAACTGCCAAGTCATATAAGAAAAGGATCCTTTTGGTGGAGAGACAGTTTGAAGCTGCTGCAGAAATTCAAAGACTGTACCTCAGTTGTGATTGAAGATGGAAAGTCCTGCTTCTTTTGGACGGACAACTGGTGTCATCAAACGCCAGCGTCATTAGCCCCGGAATTATTCTCCTTTGCCAAAAACAAATCGGTCTCAGTGGAAAGAGCCATGCTTGGTAACATATCGCCtgatctcttccacctcccaGTCTCCCAGATAGCCCTAGAACAAATGCATCTTCTCCAGTCTAGACTTCATCATATCAATCTGTCTGATGGGAAGGACAGATGGATTTATACATGGGGATCGAATCAGTTCTCCTCCTCCAGAATGTACAAGGAACTGGTAGAACACCCGGTACCCCACCCTGCCTTCAAATGGTTTTGGAAGTGCCCATGCCAGCCCAAGCACAAAGTATTCTTTTGGCTGCTGCTCAAAGATAGACTGAGCACTAGAAACATCCTGAGGAGAAGAAACATGGCCATGGATAGCTACGACTGTGTTCTCTGTAACATGCCGACAGAGGAATGCCTAGATCACCTGTTCCTCACTTGTGATTTTGCCAAGCAGTGCTGGAATCTCCTTGGGATTAATATTCACCAATCAGATTCTTTTCCCGATGTTGTAAGCTCCTTCAGGGACAAACTCCAGTCAGAATTCTTCATGGTGGCAGTTATACTATTATGCTGGTCGATCTGGACAGCAAGAAACGGCTGGATCTTCAAGAACATGCACCCCAGTATCCAAAACTGCAAGCAGAGCTTTCTTACAGAGTTAAGGTTGGTTCTTCACAGAATCAAACCAAGTGCCCTTCCAAGATTTGAATTATGGATGCATTCAATTTCAGCCCTGCTAGCTTAGGCGCTCCTGCTCCTTTATTCTTcatcttttttctttccttttttgtaCCCTAGCCCCTAGTCTTCTCCTTTTGTTATACTCTGGAAAATTTTTTTGTCTTCATTAATATATTTCTGTAGGGGCCACGGCCCCTCCagttctctcaaaaaaaaaacatatcacTAATATGAGATACAGGAAACAAATCACTAATGTGGCCAACGTACTATACTACACAGCCGCCGCCACTGGGGATGGCTCACCGTCGCCGGCGACGACCTTGATGCCGGCACGGCAGATCGGGCAGGTGGCGTGCCCACGCAGCCACCCGTTGATGCACCGCGCATGGAACGCGTGCCCACACGCCGTCAGCCTTCTGACCGTCTCCCCGTCCCGCAAGACGCTGATGCACACCGCGCACTCCTCCACGGACGACCACGAcgacggctcagagccgctgccgccgccggcgtcggCGCCCGCCGCGCAGTACTCGAACGCCGGGATGGCTTCGATGTCCCCCTGGCTGAGGCCAACGCCGACGCCGTCGCCGTTGACCTcattctgctgctgctgccccacCGTTGTTGACTCCTCAGACCCCCTCGTGCGGCGGAGGTAGTAGTAGCACGTGAAGATGAACACGAGCGCAAGGAGCACGCCGGCGACGACGAAGCCCCAGAGCCGGCCGGCGAACGCGTACACCAAGATGGTCACGAGCTCGGCCAGCGACCACATCAGAAGGAGAGTCGAGCGGCGGCCCCACCGCGCAGTGCTTGGGTCAGCAGTCCGCACTGCGTCGTCCATGGTGGATATAAATTTAATTAGGATTAATTAACCCGGCCTGCAGCTAAGCTAGCCTGCTTTCTGGTGTTACTAGTGCTATATAACGATGATCCAGCCGTATATGTGTGCGATGCATGGTACGATGATTCTATCTACAAGGTAACAAAAAACTGAGTCAGCAACATGTAGATAGATACTAGAATATATTGGGATGGGTGAAGTGCGATCGAAACGAGATGAACATTCTTAGGTCGCAGATAGAACCTGGAGAAGTAGCCAATGTCCAAGGTGACATCCGGTCCACATTGACGACCGAATAGGTTAAACACAAGTTGCAGAGTTTTTCTAGGATTAAAACCAAATTTAccaacgtcatcat is part of the Sorghum bicolor cultivar BTx623 chromosome 10, Sorghum_bicolor_NCBIv3, whole genome shotgun sequence genome and harbors:
- the LOC8061622 gene encoding putative RING-H2 finger protein ATL37 codes for the protein MDDAVRTADPSTARWGRRSTLLLMWSLAELVTILVYAFAGRLWGFVVAGVLLALVFIFTCYYYLRRTRGSEESTTVGQQQQNEVNGDGVGVGLSQGDIEAIPAFEYCAAGADAGGGSGSEPSSWSSVEECAVCISVLRDGETVRRLTACGHAFHARCINGWLRGHATCPICRAGIKVVAGDGEPSPVAAAV